CTCGGGGAAGTCAGCGAAATTGGTGTCACGCTGGAATTTGAGGGCGAGCGTTCCGACGTTGAAATGCTGGTCGAAATCGAGGGTTATCACACCATTGTGGCTCATGTGGAAGGCGAAGACGCCAAAGCCACATTCGACAGAACATTGGCCAAAATGGAAAAGCAGGTGCATCGCTATAAAGAAAAATCGCGAGACCACCGCAGAAGCAAGCCCGTCAGCGAAGTCGCTCGACTTCCGGAGGATGACGTTGATGCCGACAGCGACACTGAAGTCGCTGGCTAGGCCCGTCACTTGCTATGGGGGCAAACGAAGCCGCTCAATGGTCGCTTCGTTTCGAGATCTGATATCCGAACATTCACAACTTTGATTTTGCAAAAAAACATGTCTTCGCAGGGTACTACTACAATGAAGTTGACAGACTTTGTCGTTCAAAAGGCGATTATTCCCAATTTGAAAGCGACCTCGAAAGAGGACGTGATTCGGGAAATGGTGGCTGGCCTGAAGGACGCAGGCAGCATCAAAGCAGAAGATGAAGAAGCAGTCGTTGCCGCCATTCTCAAACGAGAAGAGCTTGGTTCGACTGGAATCGGTAATGGCGTTGCAGTGCCTCACACTAAACACCCATCGGCCGAAGAGCTTGTGGCGACAGTCGCTGTGTCGCGTACGGGGGTGGATTTCTCCAGCCTTGATGGCGAAGAAGTATTCATTCTGTTCCTGTTGGTTTCGCCACCGGATCGTCCCGGAGACCACCTGCGTGGCCTTGAGAATATCTCACGGCATCTTCGCGGGCAGGACTTCTGCAACTTCCTGAAGCAGTCCAGCACCGCAAAGGACGTTTGGGAACTGCTTTCTGAAGCAGACAACAGCGATGAGGAAGAGGAAGAATAGATCATTGCGTCGAATTCAGGTGCCAGGGCGCTAGGTCCTGCTGCGACTTCGTGGAGAAACGAGCATGGGGGCTGACGAACCAACTCGGTGTCGAGTAACCTTGGCGCACCGAAATGGTCTGCATTTGTCGCCCATTACGATGTTGGTGAAGCAGGCGTCGCAATTTACGTCTGACATCAAAATCTCCTTCAACGGGAAGGCGGCGAGTGCCAAATCTGCGTTGGAGCTGATGCTCTTGGGGGCAACCCACGGCGCTGAGCTAACGATTGAAGCAGAAGGCAGTGATGCTGGCGCCGCCATTACGGCGGTTAGCCATATTCTGGAAACAGAACCGGAATCCACTCCGTAACGCTTGATGCTGACATGGCCCGTCGCTGGCATCAAACGGCCTTAGTGTGGATCTGCAGGAGTCCCCTCCTGGCGTCTCGTAAGTGCCGGCAGGTTTGTTGACTTCCGGGGCCGCTGCTCAGACCGGTTCAGCTGGAGCTTTGATTGCTCGTTCGACATTCTGCATCCGATGTCGATACACTTTCCCGGCTTGAACGCTCGAAGCCATTCACTGTCGAGCAGGAAGCGAGCTCTTCTTGTTGTTCTTCATTCGTAGTCTGAACTTTATTTGAGGTCGCGATTCACCGATGCAGGTCCGAAGCGGAATTGCGGTATCACCAGGAGTCGTTGTCGGACCAGCCCTTGTGCTCGGGGCCGATAGCTTCCGCATTCCCAATAACTTCGTAAACCGCGACGCTGTTGAAGATGAACTGGCTCGGTTTCAAGTCGCGTTGGATCACGTCTGTCGAGACATCGGCGAACACGAAGTTCTGGTCAGCGAACAGCTTGGCAGCCAATACGCTGCCATCTTCTCAGCCCACCTGCAGATGGCACGAGATCCGCGATTTGTCAGCGAAGTCGAATCTCTGATTCGCGAGCAACAATATTCGCCTGAATACGCTGTCAGTAAGACTTTACGTGGCTTCGCCATGCAGATGCAGAATCTTGGCGACCAGTATCTGGCCGAACGCGCGCTCGACATCTTCGACCTGGAAAAACGTCTGCTGCGGGAACTGTTGGGCGAACGACGCGAAGAATTGTCGAACCTGACTGAGCCTGTGATTATTCTGGCTCACGACCTGACGCCCGGTGAAACGGCGACGCTGAATACCAAATTCGTCATCGGCTTCGCCACCGAAGTGGGCGGTCACACCAGTCACACGGCCATTCTTGCGGGCGCTTTGGAAATCCCGGCTGTTGTTGGTCTGGGCCGGTGCCTGGCAGGCGTTTCAGGCGGCGAAACCGTGATTCTCGACGGCGATCACGGGCAGGTGATCATTGATCCTGACGAAGGTTCCATGAACCGCTTCCTTGACTCGCGGGCGAGGAATCAGCGAGTGACAGAGCGTTTGGAATCGCTGGAGCAAAGCGAATCGCAAACTCAGGATGGCGAACGCATCTTTACGCTGGGCAACATCGAATTTCCGGAAGAAGTGCAGCAGTGCATCAAACGCGGTGCCGACGGTGTGGGGCTTTACCGCACAGAATTCCTGTACCTTGGCGGCAACCGCGAACCGACTGAAGAAGATCACTACGATGCTTATACCCAGGTACTGAAAGCGTGTGGTGAATTGCCGGTCGTCATCCGGACCCTCGACATTGGTGCCGACAAGGTGCCCGCTCGAATTCGAGACCGGTTTGCTCAAAGCCAGAACCCGATGCTCGGTCTGCGCAGTATTCGCCTCAGTCTGCAGGGGACGCCTCTGTTCAAAGTGCAGTTGCGAGCCATCCTGCGAGCGGCAGTTCACGGCAATGCCAGAATCATGTTTCCGCTGGTTTCATCGCTGCTGGAATTTCGTCAGGCAAAGATGATTCTGATGGATGTGATGGAGGATCTGGAAGACGAAGGGATCGCCTATTGCGGCGATATTCCGGTTGGCATGATGGTGGAAGTGCCATCCGCCGTGATTCTGGCAGAAGAATTTGCACGCGAGGTCGACTTCTTCTCAATTGGTACTAATGACCTCATTCAGTACACTTTGGCGTGCGACCGATCGGACCCTTCGGTTGCAAATCTGTACCGTTCCGGCGATCCTTCCATTCTCCGCATGATTCAGATGGTGATGAAAGCGGCGAAAAAGCACGACAAACC
This DNA window, taken from Fuerstiella marisgermanici, encodes the following:
- the ptsP gene encoding phosphoenolpyruvate--protein phosphotransferase, translating into MQVRSGIAVSPGVVVGPALVLGADSFRIPNNFVNRDAVEDELARFQVALDHVCRDIGEHEVLVSEQLGSQYAAIFSAHLQMARDPRFVSEVESLIREQQYSPEYAVSKTLRGFAMQMQNLGDQYLAERALDIFDLEKRLLRELLGERREELSNLTEPVIILAHDLTPGETATLNTKFVIGFATEVGGHTSHTAILAGALEIPAVVGLGRCLAGVSGGETVILDGDHGQVIIDPDEGSMNRFLDSRARNQRVTERLESLEQSESQTQDGERIFTLGNIEFPEEVQQCIKRGADGVGLYRTEFLYLGGNREPTEEDHYDAYTQVLKACGELPVVIRTLDIGADKVPARIRDRFAQSQNPMLGLRSIRLSLQGTPLFKVQLRAILRAAVHGNARIMFPLVSSLLEFRQAKMILMDVMEDLEDEGIAYCGDIPVGMMVEVPSAVILAEEFAREVDFFSIGTNDLIQYTLACDRSDPSVANLYRSGDPSILRMIQMVMKAAKKHDKPVTVCGQMSSDPRFVPLLLGLGLRQLSATPHALSRLKEVIRNISIPEAERIAAHALTLDLARDVEHYLLGELGRICPDLVV
- a CDS encoding PTS sugar transporter subunit IIA: MKLTDFVVQKAIIPNLKATSKEDVIREMVAGLKDAGSIKAEDEEAVVAAILKREELGSTGIGNGVAVPHTKHPSAEELVATVAVSRTGVDFSSLDGEEVFILFLLVSPPDRPGDHLRGLENISRHLRGQDFCNFLKQSSTAKDVWELLSEADNSDEEEEE
- a CDS encoding HPr family phosphocarrier protein, with protein sequence MAHRNGLHLSPITMLVKQASQFTSDIKISFNGKAASAKSALELMLLGATHGAELTIEAEGSDAGAAITAVSHILETEPESTP
- the hpf gene encoding ribosome hibernation-promoting factor, HPF/YfiA family, whose product is MQVAITCRHGSISQELREYIARKSEKVVRYLGEVSEIGVTLEFEGERSDVEMLVEIEGYHTIVAHVEGEDAKATFDRTLAKMEKQVHRYKEKSRDHRRSKPVSEVARLPEDDVDADSDTEVAG